Proteins found in one Erythrobacter sp. KY5 genomic segment:
- the hflC gene encoding protease modulator HflC — MQNIWNQYKIAIIAVALVLIGAASTLFVTPETKQAVIIRTGEPREIVNMYTPEDPYGQTGAGFHYRIPFIDRVQMVERRVLDLDMDNQQVLTSDQQRLQVNAYARFRIIQPVTMVERAGDEARLITQLSPILTSVLRQELGRRTFASLLTAERGTAMTNIRDTLDAQAREYGVQIIDVRIKAADLPEGTPLEAAFTRMISDRQEQAETIRAQGRKNAQIIRAEADADAASTYADAYGKDPDFYDFYRAMESYRQTFINGEANSSMVLDSDNEYFNQFNGRR; from the coding sequence ATGCAGAACATCTGGAACCAGTACAAGATCGCGATCATTGCCGTGGCTCTCGTCCTGATCGGCGCGGCCTCGACCCTGTTCGTGACGCCCGAGACAAAGCAGGCCGTGATTATCCGCACGGGTGAACCGCGCGAGATCGTCAACATGTACACGCCCGAAGACCCGTACGGTCAGACCGGCGCAGGCTTCCACTATCGCATCCCGTTCATCGACCGGGTGCAGATGGTCGAACGCCGCGTGCTCGACCTCGACATGGACAACCAGCAGGTCCTGACCAGCGACCAGCAGCGCCTTCAGGTGAACGCCTATGCGCGCTTCCGGATCATTCAGCCGGTGACGATGGTGGAGCGTGCAGGCGACGAAGCGCGCCTGATCACGCAGCTTTCGCCGATCCTGACTTCTGTGCTGCGACAGGAGCTGGGTCGCCGGACCTTTGCGAGCCTGCTGACAGCAGAGCGCGGCACGGCAATGACCAATATCCGCGACACGCTCGATGCGCAGGCGCGCGAATATGGCGTGCAGATCATCGACGTGCGTATCAAGGCGGCCGACCTTCCCGAAGGCACTCCGCTTGAAGCTGCGTTCACCCGGATGATCTCGGACCGGCAGGAGCAGGCCGAAACGATCCGCGCCCAGGGTCGCAAGAACGCGCAGATCATCCGCGCCGAAGCCGATGCGGACGCGGCCAGCACCTATGCCGACGCGTATGGCAAGGACCCGGATTTCTACGATTTCTACCGGGCGATGGAGAGCTACCGCCAGACCTTCATCAACGGGGAAGCCAATTCCTCGATGGTGCTCGACAGCGACAATGAATACTTCAACCAGTTCAATGGCCGCCGCTGA
- a CDS encoding Do family serine endopeptidase, which yields MNNVRYVYGLTSALLVGGAAVSLMTGYPAGAQVAQNDEAVMDRVVPVAGAPSSFADLTQQLQPAVVNISTRQSIEVNRNPFAGTPFAELFNRRGGDNGQPQRREANSLGSGFIISADGFVVTNNHVVSPDNRARLEEITVTMPDGTEYQAELVGADAQSDLAVLKIQSGETFPFVRFGDSSQTRVGEWVVAIGNPFGLGGTVTSGIVSAVYRNTGQGGAYDRYIQTDASINRGNSGGPLFDMRGNVIGINNAIFSPSGGSVGIGFAIPAEIAAPIVEQLKQGQEIERGYLGVSLEPINDDLADSLGLERNRGEIVQIVTDDSPASRAGLRAGDVIVGVNGREVTSEQSVSFIVANIEPGESVPVEVLREGQTITVNATLARRPSEEEIAQQTQTFDPESEEPMDPEASDEMIAEKLGLQVLDLTPQIARSLGVPTDTTGLVIGAVDPNSDAGRKGLRRGDIILSANYQEVTSTEALREQIAAAESEGRDAVLLRIQRRGMPARFLPVRLR from the coding sequence GTGAACAACGTGCGGTATGTTTATGGACTGACAAGTGCGCTCCTGGTTGGCGGCGCAGCTGTATCGCTGATGACCGGCTACCCGGCCGGCGCTCAGGTCGCCCAGAATGACGAAGCGGTCATGGACCGCGTCGTTCCTGTCGCAGGAGCTCCGTCGAGCTTCGCCGACCTCACCCAGCAGCTTCAGCCGGCGGTGGTCAACATCTCGACCCGCCAATCGATCGAAGTGAACCGCAACCCGTTTGCCGGCACTCCGTTCGCAGAGCTTTTCAACCGCCGCGGTGGTGACAATGGCCAGCCCCAGCGGCGCGAGGCGAACTCGCTCGGCTCGGGCTTCATCATCAGCGCGGACGGTTTCGTCGTGACCAACAATCACGTGGTCTCGCCCGACAACCGCGCGCGGCTCGAAGAGATCACCGTCACCATGCCCGACGGGACCGAGTATCAGGCCGAACTCGTCGGTGCGGACGCACAGTCGGACCTTGCCGTGCTCAAGATCCAGTCGGGCGAAACCTTTCCGTTCGTGCGTTTCGGCGACAGCTCGCAGACGCGCGTGGGTGAATGGGTGGTCGCCATCGGCAACCCGTTCGGCCTTGGCGGCACGGTCACCAGCGGCATCGTTTCCGCTGTCTATCGCAACACCGGTCAGGGCGGCGCCTATGACCGTTACATCCAGACCGACGCCAGCATCAACCGCGGCAATTCGGGCGGCCCGCTGTTCGACATGCGCGGCAACGTGATCGGCATCAACAACGCGATCTTCTCGCCTTCGGGCGGCAGTGTGGGCATCGGCTTTGCCATCCCCGCCGAAATCGCAGCGCCGATCGTCGAACAGCTCAAGCAGGGACAGGAAATCGAGCGCGGCTATCTCGGCGTCAGCCTCGAGCCGATCAACGACGATCTTGCCGATTCGCTCGGGCTTGAGCGCAATCGCGGCGAAATCGTCCAGATCGTCACCGATGACAGCCCTGCAAGCCGCGCCGGGCTTCGCGCCGGTGACGTGATCGTGGGTGTCAATGGCCGCGAAGTGACGTCGGAGCAAAGCGTCTCCTTCATCGTCGCCAATATCGAGCCGGGTGAAAGCGTTCCGGTCGAGGTGCTGCGCGAAGGCCAAACCATCACGGTCAACGCGACGCTCGCCCGCCGTCCGAGCGAAGAGGAAATCGCCCAGCAGACTCAGACCTTCGACCCGGAAAGCGAAGAGCCGATGGATCCCGAGGCTTCCGATGAGATGATCGCGGAGAAACTCGGCCTGCAGGTTCTCGACCTCACCCCGCAGATCGCGCGCAGCCTTGGCGTGCCGACCGATACGACCGGTCTCGTGATCGGCGCGGTCGATCCCAACTCGGATGCGGGCCGCAAGGGTCTGCGCCGGGGCGACATCATCCTGTCGGCCAACTATCAGGAAGTTACCTCGACCGAAGCGCTGCGCGAGCAGATTGCCGCCGCCGAGAGCGAAGGCCGCGATGCGGTTCTGTTGCGGATCCAGCGCCGCGGAATGCCGGCGCGCTTCCTTCCGGTGCGCCTGCGCTAA
- a CDS encoding xanthine dehydrogenase family protein molybdopterin-binding subunit, whose amino-acid sequence MQMTRRGLVTGAAVGGGLLVAWWFLPRNYANPLEPAGGEHLFGAWIKIAEDGVVSVAVPQLEMGQGITTLVPQIVAQELGADWRQVAVEPAPVASAYPNIPLAERWAHMWDPVSVGLTDTTDAMLARRFARAERFTATADGTALAAYEAPAREAAAAARAMLALEAADRWSVAWEECQVVNGIVSHGDKAATFGELAAGAADQSAPDPPPLRPEAPSDNPPPASLPDDVTAIPQFARIDLPSKIDGSFRFAGDVRLPGMVYAAIRHGPNTGSELTGFNEAAAQGISGIVGAVRHKRWLAVAATTWWSANEALDAMAPQFTVSFPVDSADIEARIDTLLRSGDSYLVAQTGFGEEGMSRVDTARRYDIEPAHAAPVETASAAARWSGGRLELWIASQAPEQALKAAAKAVGISSEDVALYPMPAGGSFDARLEHEHAIEIAHIAKELGRPVQLTWPRRDELIRSRPRAPAGVLIGAQLAEGGQGSIDAMQVRVACQPASHEFGRRLFGNLIPSAAIRETTGMKDELALEGAVPPYDVPSVSVHHVPVETGYPAGRVRGNSHQVSAFAIESFIDEIAAQNNREPLSYRMAMLGGDIRLAACLQRAASMAEWDGGVDQSGQGLACYRIGNAETGGRIACVATARRQEGGVRVTRLSAAVDIGRIVNLDIARQQIEGGLMFGLGIALGNALRMRGGLPASFDYADLGLPRLADTPEIEVDFLPSEAAPADPGELGTVVAPPAIANALFSATGLRLRRLPLLSSGL is encoded by the coding sequence ATGCAGATGACCCGCCGCGGCCTTGTGACCGGCGCTGCCGTTGGCGGCGGGCTGCTGGTCGCCTGGTGGTTCCTGCCGCGCAACTACGCCAATCCGCTTGAGCCGGCGGGTGGAGAGCACCTGTTCGGCGCGTGGATCAAGATCGCCGAGGATGGCGTCGTCTCGGTCGCGGTGCCGCAGCTTGAGATGGGGCAGGGGATCACAACGCTGGTCCCGCAGATCGTCGCGCAGGAACTGGGCGCGGACTGGCGGCAGGTCGCGGTGGAGCCTGCGCCGGTTGCCTCGGCCTATCCCAATATCCCGCTGGCAGAGCGCTGGGCGCATATGTGGGACCCGGTGTCCGTTGGCCTGACGGACACGACCGACGCCATGCTTGCGCGCCGCTTTGCGCGGGCCGAACGTTTTACCGCGACCGCCGATGGCACCGCGCTCGCCGCTTACGAAGCGCCCGCGCGCGAAGCGGCAGCGGCAGCGCGCGCGATGCTGGCCCTCGAAGCGGCGGACCGCTGGAGCGTTGCGTGGGAAGAATGTCAGGTCGTCAATGGCATCGTGTCGCATGGTGACAAGGCCGCGACCTTTGGCGAACTGGCCGCAGGAGCCGCCGACCAGTCCGCGCCTGACCCCCCGCCGCTGCGCCCCGAAGCGCCCAGCGACAATCCACCGCCCGCCAGCCTGCCCGATGATGTCACCGCGATCCCGCAATTTGCGCGCATCGACCTGCCATCCAAGATCGACGGCTCGTTCCGCTTTGCCGGGGATGTGCGCCTGCCCGGCATGGTTTACGCCGCGATCCGCCACGGGCCCAACACCGGCAGCGAGCTCACCGGTTTCAACGAAGCGGCTGCCCAAGGCATCAGCGGCATTGTGGGCGCGGTGCGGCACAAGCGCTGGCTCGCCGTGGCCGCGACAACATGGTGGAGCGCGAACGAGGCGCTCGATGCGATGGCTCCGCAGTTCACCGTCAGCTTCCCCGTCGACAGCGCCGACATAGAAGCGCGGATCGACACGCTGCTGCGATCGGGCGACAGCTATCTCGTCGCGCAAACCGGCTTTGGCGAAGAAGGCATGAGCCGTGTCGACACCGCGCGCCGCTATGATATCGAGCCTGCGCATGCCGCCCCGGTCGAAACCGCAAGCGCGGCGGCGCGCTGGTCGGGTGGGCGGCTGGAGCTCTGGATCGCGAGCCAGGCACCCGAGCAGGCGCTCAAGGCTGCGGCGAAAGCGGTCGGCATTTCGTCAGAGGATGTGGCGCTTTACCCCATGCCTGCAGGCGGTAGCTTCGATGCCCGGCTCGAACACGAACACGCCATAGAAATCGCGCATATCGCCAAGGAGCTTGGCCGACCGGTGCAACTGACATGGCCACGCCGCGACGAACTGATCCGTTCGCGCCCGCGCGCGCCGGCAGGCGTCCTGATCGGGGCGCAGCTTGCCGAGGGAGGGCAGGGTTCAATCGACGCAATGCAGGTCCGGGTGGCATGCCAGCCCGCCAGCCACGAATTTGGCCGCCGCCTGTTCGGCAATCTCATCCCTTCCGCCGCCATCCGCGAAACGACGGGTATGAAGGATGAACTCGCGCTTGAAGGGGCAGTGCCACCTTACGATGTGCCGAGCGTGAGCGTCCATCACGTGCCCGTTGAGACAGGCTATCCCGCAGGACGCGTTCGCGGCAATTCGCACCAGGTGAGCGCTTTTGCGATCGAGAGCTTCATCGACGAGATCGCGGCGCAGAACAATCGCGAGCCGCTGTCTTATCGCATGGCGATGCTTGGCGGCGATATCCGGCTTGCCGCCTGCCTGCAGCGCGCCGCCTCGATGGCCGAATGGGATGGCGGTGTGGACCAGAGCGGTCAGGGCCTCGCCTGCTACCGTATCGGCAACGCCGAGACAGGCGGACGCATCGCCTGTGTCGCGACCGCCCGGCGCCAAGAAGGCGGGGTGCGGGTCACGCGGCTGTCGGCTGCGGTCGACATCGGGCGGATCGTCAATCTCGACATTGCCCGCCAGCAGATCGAGGGAGGCCTCATGTTCGGGCTCGGCATTGCGCTTGGCAATGCGCTGCGCATGCGCGGCGGTCTGCCAGCCAGCTTCGACTATGCCGATCTGGGCCTGCCCCGCCTTGCCGATACGCCCGAGATCGAGGTCGATTTCCTTCCCAGCGAGGCGGCGCCTGCCGATCCGGGCGAACTGGGCACGGTGGTGGCCCCGCCGGCGATTGCCAATGCACTGTTTTCCGCTACAGGGTTGCGCCTGAGGCGACTGCCCCTACTTTCAAGCGGACTGTAA
- a CDS encoding glutathione S-transferase family protein, whose product MWQLYQFPLCPFSRKIRLLMGEKGIAYDLVREHPWAPSDTFHNLNAAGRTPVLVNQEKGITLADSRAIAEYLEETVDTSPMINGTAAGRAEIRRLVALFDENFYADVTAPLLHERMKKRIITRQPPDSRQLRDAMRMAHGHLDYMDWLIDNRPWLAGSTMSMADLAAAAQISVADYLGGIDWKGHEQTRGWYAVFKSRPSFRPLLSERMDVIKPPAHYSQVDA is encoded by the coding sequence ATGTGGCAGCTCTACCAATTCCCTCTTTGTCCGTTTTCGCGCAAGATCAGGCTGCTGATGGGGGAGAAGGGCATCGCCTACGATCTGGTGCGAGAGCATCCCTGGGCGCCGTCGGACACCTTTCACAACCTCAACGCCGCTGGCCGCACGCCTGTGCTCGTCAATCAGGAGAAGGGCATCACGCTTGCCGATAGCCGGGCGATTGCCGAATACCTTGAAGAGACCGTCGACACATCGCCAATGATCAACGGCACGGCGGCAGGCCGGGCGGAGATCCGCCGGCTGGTGGCGCTGTTCGACGAGAACTTCTACGCCGATGTTACCGCGCCCTTGCTGCATGAGCGCATGAAGAAGCGCATCATCACCCGCCAGCCTCCCGACAGCCGCCAGCTGCGCGATGCGATGCGCATGGCACATGGCCACCTCGATTACATGGACTGGTTGATCGACAATCGCCCGTGGCTCGCCGGGTCTACCATGAGCATGGCGGACCTTGCCGCTGCCGCTCAGATCAGCGTTGCGGATTACCTTGGAGGGATCGACTGGAAGGGGCACGAACAGACGCGCGGCTGGTACGCGGTTTTCAAGAGCCGCCCCAGTTTCCGCCCGCTGCTTTCCGAACGAATGGACGTGATCAAACCGCCTGCCCATTACAGCCAGGTCGATGCCTGA
- a CDS encoding Mrp/NBP35 family ATP-binding protein gives MSDDRKPTSNPADDEARLRAALPIEIHGRLRSLRLKDGRAIVVAEAGDLGAKAREELEALIEKEIGKLADVETVHVALIADRRRRMIIAVGSGKGGVGKSTLTTNLAVALARKGRKVGVIDGDVYGPSQQRLLATDRAKPVTEGDKLVPVDSPHGVKVLSMGHLVPPGKALAWRGPMAGKALGQLVDAAWGDTELLLIDLPPGTGDVQISMMADSKPDGAVLVSTPQDLALLDAARAGQLFEDGEVPIIGLVENMAGYECPHCGEVSDPFGQGGVEKFADALKIPFLGRIPLTIDTRIAGDAGKPPAAGDDEGAAPFLAVADKLDRWLTNGAI, from the coding sequence ATGTCTGACGATCGCAAACCCACTTCGAACCCCGCCGATGACGAAGCGCGTCTGCGCGCGGCTCTTCCGATCGAGATCCACGGAAGGCTGCGCTCGCTGCGCCTGAAGGATGGCCGCGCCATCGTGGTTGCAGAGGCAGGCGACCTCGGTGCGAAAGCGCGCGAGGAGCTTGAGGCGCTGATCGAGAAGGAAATCGGCAAACTCGCCGATGTCGAGACGGTTCACGTCGCCCTGATCGCAGACCGCCGCCGCCGGATGATTATCGCGGTTGGTTCGGGCAAGGGCGGCGTGGGCAAATCGACGCTGACCACCAATCTTGCCGTCGCGCTTGCACGAAAAGGGCGCAAGGTCGGGGTGATCGACGGCGATGTCTACGGCCCCTCGCAACAGCGCCTGCTTGCAACCGACCGCGCCAAGCCGGTCACCGAAGGCGACAAGCTTGTCCCGGTCGATAGCCCGCACGGGGTCAAGGTGCTCTCGATGGGGCATCTCGTCCCGCCCGGAAAGGCGCTTGCCTGGCGCGGGCCGATGGCGGGCAAGGCGCTGGGCCAGCTGGTCGATGCAGCGTGGGGCGATACCGAGCTTCTCCTGATCGACCTGCCGCCGGGAACGGGTGATGTGCAGATTTCGATGATGGCCGACAGCAAGCCCGATGGCGCGGTGCTGGTCTCAACCCCGCAGGACCTCGCGCTGCTCGATGCGGCGCGCGCCGGGCAATTGTTCGAGGATGGCGAGGTGCCGATTATCGGACTGGTCGAGAACATGGCGGGTTACGAATGCCCCCATTGCGGCGAGGTCTCCGATCCCTTTGGCCAGGGCGGGGTCGAAAAGTTTGCCGATGCGCTCAAGATCCCGTTTCTTGGCCGCATTCCGCTGACCATCGACACCCGGATTGCAGGCGATGCGGGCAAACCTCCCGCTGCCGGAGACGATGAGGGCGCTGCGCCCTTCCTCGCGGTTGCCGACAAGCTTGATCGCTGGTTGACCAACGGAGCGATCTGA
- the hflK gene encoding protease modulator HflK, which translates to MFDGFRKQFGLAMAGKKNPWGGSGGGSGGDDGSDGSDTPAGGGSDGPRNPWLPGGKGGNKSGGRRSASIEDIFKNRGPEGPRRAGGGGGIKLPERPGGGSWIPILIAAALGLWVIMSSVHFIQPGEAATVTRFGGKYVGSYGPGTNWSYPYPISIVETENVIEIRTEEVPTKLILTGDQNLVDLSYSIRWNIKDLTLFQFQLADPIETVRESAETAMRSSVAEKTLDSVISGEGRADIQENVRMRMQSILDGYGAGIAVQGIEIDKTDPPESVVEAFNDVLAAQQDAERELNRARRYAQQVLARAEGDAEAFNQIYSEYALAPEVTRRRLYYETMEAVLSRTDKTVIDADGVTPYIPLREVERGRSNAAQPATPTGGQ; encoded by the coding sequence ATGTTTGACGGCTTTAGAAAGCAATTCGGCCTCGCCATGGCAGGCAAGAAAAATCCCTGGGGCGGCTCGGGCGGTGGATCGGGTGGAGATGATGGCTCGGATGGCAGCGATACGCCAGCTGGCGGCGGCTCCGATGGTCCGCGCAATCCGTGGCTTCCCGGCGGCAAGGGCGGCAACAAGAGCGGCGGCCGCCGCTCAGCCTCGATCGAGGACATCTTCAAGAACCGCGGCCCCGAAGGTCCGCGCCGCGCAGGCGGCGGTGGCGGCATCAAGCTGCCCGAACGCCCCGGTGGCGGAAGCTGGATTCCGATCCTGATCGCAGCGGCGCTTGGCCTGTGGGTCATCATGTCGAGCGTTCACTTCATCCAGCCGGGCGAAGCGGCAACCGTAACCCGCTTTGGCGGCAAGTATGTCGGCAGCTACGGTCCGGGTACCAACTGGTCCTATCCCTATCCGATCAGCATCGTCGAAACCGAAAACGTGATCGAAATCCGTACCGAGGAAGTGCCGACCAAGCTCATCCTGACGGGCGACCAGAACCTCGTCGACCTCAGCTATTCGATTCGCTGGAACATCAAGGACCTGACGCTGTTCCAGTTCCAGCTTGCCGATCCGATCGAAACCGTGCGCGAATCTGCGGAAACTGCAATGCGTTCATCGGTGGCGGAAAAGACGCTCGATTCGGTGATTTCGGGTGAAGGGCGCGCAGACATTCAGGAAAATGTCCGCATGCGCATGCAGTCGATCCTCGACGGATATGGCGCTGGCATCGCGGTGCAGGGTATCGAAATCGACAAGACCGACCCGCCCGAAAGCGTGGTCGAGGCCTTCAACGACGTCCTTGCCGCACAGCAGGATGCCGAGCGTGAGCTGAACCGTGCGCGCCGTTATGCGCAGCAGGTTCTCGCCCGCGCCGAAGGTGACGCCGAAGCGTTCAACCAGATCTATTCGGAATATGCGCTTGCGCCCGAAGTGACGCGTCGCCGCCTCTATTATGAGACAATGGAAGCCGTGCTTTCGCGCACCGACAAGACCGTGATCGATGCCGATGGCGTGACGCCTTACATCCCCTTGCGTGAGGTCGAGCGGGGTCGTTCAAACGCCGCCCAGCCTGCAACGCCAACGGGAGGCCAGTAA
- the msrB gene encoding peptide-methionine (R)-S-oxide reductase MsrB, with the protein MTDDPKTLTEAEWRERLTAEQFHILREAGTERAFTGKYDKFYEKGEYMCAACGTRLFISAAKYNSGCGWPAFTKPADGDVIDEHRDTSFGMIRTEVTCGNCGSHLGHVFPDGPPEEGGLRYCINSASLEFAPED; encoded by the coding sequence ATGACCGACGATCCCAAGACCCTGACCGAAGCCGAATGGCGCGAGCGCCTGACTGCCGAGCAGTTTCATATTCTGCGCGAAGCGGGGACCGAGCGGGCCTTCACCGGCAAATACGACAAGTTCTACGAGAAGGGCGAATATATGTGCGCGGCATGCGGCACGCGCCTCTTCATCAGCGCGGCCAAGTACAACAGCGGCTGCGGCTGGCCCGCCTTCACCAAGCCAGCGGATGGAGATGTGATCGACGAGCACCGCGACACCTCCTTTGGCATGATCCGCACCGAGGTCACTTGCGGCAATTGCGGCAGCCATCTGGGTCATGTCTTCCCCGATGGGCCGCCCGAGGAAGGCGGCCTTCGTTACTGCATCAATTCCGCATCGCTTGAATTCGCGCCCGAAGACTAG
- a CDS encoding transglycosylase domain-containing protein, whose product MSKRGDRLQNKGKRGSRRAAAERAKPSSGNTTRAKKAGNGSASSDEMKRPSPFWKWVKRFALGGVAAGLLAVIFLGFAVGFAARSIPTFSQLQATQAGQTILVRARDGTEIVEIGPSFGEWLAHDEIPSNMRNAMIAVEDRRFHQHFGIDFWRTGGAIIEGVTGTRSRVGGTSTISQQLARNLFLSSNRTVDRKAREAVLAMALEWKFTKEEILELYLNKVYFGGGAYGVDSASRKFFSHPGTELSVAESAIIAGLVKAPSRYSPTADVDAAVARAQVVLRLMREQGYITSQQASVDTSTVELKEQAGQNSVRYFTDWALPQLDILLPETNAPLEVWTTLDVGMQRAATAAIDANTPDGSQGALVSLDRDGAILALVGGTDYVETNFNRATNAMRQPGSSWKLFVYLAALEAGYTPDDRVVDTPVTIDGWSPRNSNGRNVGETNLRTAFAYSINTVAAQLGNEVGFGTVASMARRFGVSSPISTFPSMVLGSSEVRLLEMTRAFGGISSGGVGIEPYGILKVATAGGEVIYEREETRERQLIPDYVAAGITDLLQAAVQTGTGRAAQIGRPVAGKTGTTSSNKDGWFVGFSSGITTGVWMGRDDARAVPGLQGGRAPARAFAAYMRYAVKDRPVEQFDTELNLPDWQLEPDEEALFGDPDDYYFIDEQGNLIEPGRRDPIGTPFDIDGESEGGLEPIAEPPSAVDDDFLDRAIRGPVEAPPPPRSRPSPSPIPTQPLEVAPPRPPRPSG is encoded by the coding sequence ATGTCGAAACGCGGTGACCGTCTGCAAAACAAGGGTAAGCGCGGGTCGCGCCGTGCCGCAGCCGAACGGGCAAAGCCCTCTTCGGGCAATACCACTCGCGCCAAAAAGGCCGGAAACGGTTCCGCGTCGAGCGACGAGATGAAGCGGCCCTCGCCATTTTGGAAATGGGTCAAGCGCTTTGCACTGGGCGGCGTTGCTGCGGGGCTCCTCGCGGTCATCTTTCTCGGCTTCGCGGTCGGTTTTGCCGCACGTTCGATCCCGACTTTCTCGCAATTGCAGGCGACGCAGGCTGGCCAGACGATCCTCGTGCGCGCGCGTGACGGGACCGAGATCGTGGAGATCGGCCCGAGCTTTGGCGAATGGCTCGCCCATGACGAGATCCCCTCCAACATGCGCAACGCGATGATCGCGGTCGAGGACCGGCGCTTCCATCAGCATTTCGGCATAGACTTCTGGCGCACCGGCGGCGCGATCATCGAAGGTGTTACCGGCACGCGCAGCCGCGTCGGGGGCACTTCGACCATATCGCAGCAGCTGGCGCGCAACCTCTTCCTGTCATCCAACCGCACCGTCGACCGCAAGGCGCGCGAGGCGGTGCTGGCGATGGCGCTCGAATGGAAGTTCACCAAGGAAGAGATCCTCGAGCTGTACCTCAACAAGGTCTATTTCGGCGGCGGCGCGTATGGCGTCGACAGCGCGAGCCGCAAATTCTTCAGCCATCCCGGCACAGAGCTCTCGGTCGCCGAAAGCGCGATTATCGCAGGGCTCGTCAAAGCGCCGAGCCGCTATTCCCCGACCGCCGATGTCGATGCCGCCGTTGCGCGCGCGCAGGTCGTGCTGCGCCTCATGCGAGAGCAGGGCTACATCACCTCGCAGCAGGCTAGCGTCGATACGAGCACGGTCGAACTGAAGGAGCAGGCGGGGCAGAACTCGGTGCGCTATTTCACCGACTGGGCGCTGCCGCAGCTCGACATCCTGCTGCCTGAAACCAACGCGCCCCTGGAGGTCTGGACGACGCTCGATGTCGGGATGCAGCGCGCCGCCACTGCTGCCATCGATGCCAACACGCCGGACGGTTCGCAAGGCGCGCTGGTCAGCCTTGACCGCGACGGGGCAATCCTCGCGCTGGTGGGCGGGACCGATTATGTCGAGACCAACTTCAACCGCGCGACCAACGCAATGCGCCAGCCCGGCTCTTCATGGAAGCTGTTCGTCTATCTCGCCGCGCTCGAAGCCGGGTACACGCCCGATGACCGGGTGGTCGATACGCCGGTGACGATCGACGGGTGGAGCCCGCGCAATTCGAACGGGCGCAATGTCGGTGAGACAAACCTGCGCACCGCATTCGCCTATTCGATCAACACCGTCGCGGCCCAGCTTGGCAACGAAGTGGGTTTTGGAACTGTCGCCTCGATGGCGCGGCGCTTTGGCGTGTCGAGCCCGATTTCGACCTTCCCTTCGATGGTGCTTGGTTCGTCCGAGGTGCGTCTTCTGGAAATGACCCGCGCGTTCGGCGGCATTTCATCAGGCGGCGTCGGGATCGAGCCGTATGGCATCCTCAAGGTCGCAACCGCCGGGGGCGAGGTGATTTACGAGCGCGAGGAGACGCGCGAACGCCAGCTGATCCCTGATTACGTCGCAGCGGGCATCACCGATCTGCTGCAGGCCGCCGTCCAGACGGGAACGGGGCGCGCGGCGCAGATCGGACGCCCGGTCGCTGGCAAGACCGGCACGACCAGTTCGAACAAGGATGGCTGGTTCGTCGGCTTCTCCAGCGGCATCACCACAGGCGTGTGGATGGGACGCGACGATGCGCGTGCGGTTCCGGGCCTTCAGGGCGGACGAGCGCCCGCGCGCGCCTTTGCCGCCTACATGCGCTATGCGGTAAAGGATCGTCCGGTGGAGCAGTTCGACACCGAACTGAACCTGCCCGACTGGCAGCTTGAACCCGATGAGGAAGCGCTATTCGGTGATCCGGACGATTATTACTTCATCGACGAGCAAGGCAATCTGATCGAACCTGGCCGCCGCGATCCCATTGGTACGCCGTTCGATATTGATGGCGAGAGCGAAGGCGGTCTGGAACCGATTGCTGAGCCGCCGTCTGCGGTTGACGACGATTTCCTCGACCGCGCGATCCGGGGCCCGGTCGAAGCGCCGCCGCCCCCGCGCTCAAGGCCTTCGCCATCGCCCATTCCTACCCAGCCGCTTGAAGTCGCGCCGCCAAGACCGCCGCGACCCTCGGGTTAG